The genomic window AAGGAGGACTTAAGGAGAGGAAATTCGGGACATTGGGAGGGAACTCTGTGGGGTCACTGGGAGAAGACACTAGGGAACATTGGGAAGGAACACTAGGAGACTCTGGGAGATGACACTGGAGCACTGAGAGGGCATGGGGGCACATTAGGAGGGAGCACTGTGGGGTCACTGGGAGGAGACAGTAGGGAACATTGGGAAGGAATACTAAGAGACACTGGGAGAAGACAGTAGGGGACATGGGGAAAGAACCCTGTGGGGTCACTGGGAAAAAGAATTAGGGGGCATTGGGAGAAGACAATACGAGGTACTGGAGAAAGGTTGGAAGGCATCAGGAGGAAACACTGGGAGATGTTGTAAGACACTGGGAGGGAATTGAGATATtggaatagaaatggaaatattgGTAGATCCTGGGAAGAAGGTTTTGGGGAAACTTTAGGGGGAAGATTGGGAGGGAAGGCTCATATATAACattggaagagagaaaggaaacacTGGAGAACATTTGGGGAACAAGGTGTGATCTTTGCAGAAGGCACTGGAGAATCCTGGGGGGGGTGTAAGAAGTATGGGGGAAAGAAGGTGATATTTGGGGTCAgtcagttgtgtccaactgttTATCAAGCCCGCGGGCCATATCACCCCAAtattgtccatgggattttcttgataaagtcactggaatggttttcctttcccttctccagctcattttacagttgaggaaactgaggcaaacccaGCTTcggtgacttgttcagggtcacacagtgagtgaatgcctgagactggatttgaagtcaggtcttcctgatcctgAGCTGGGCACTCTAGACACTGAGCCACCTAATTTCCCAAATCAGAGACGCTGAGTTCAAATCCCGGCTATTTACTCATTGCATCCCTTTGCACCTCTTTAAAGTGAGAAGCTTTCGCTTCAATGGCTCACAGCTCTAAGTCACCGGCCAAGACTGAAGAACAGTGAAAAAAGACTGGTGAGGACACTGGAGGTGCAcctggggaggagaggggaggggaggggagggtccCAAGCACATGAGAGAAGGAGATGCAGGTGCCCGCTAGCAGATGGCAGAGGGCAAGCCCGGGCTCTCAGAGGCTCACCTGGCACCACCGTCCTCCTGGGCCCCGGGGAGAGGGTCGGGGAGCAGTGTGGTACTGCCGGAGGATGGTCCGTCTGTCAGCCGCCAGGAGCCACACGTGCAGCTCATACACACACACGTCCAAGCGGCTGTCCTCAAACCTTGGAGGGGGAATTTGGGGGGAGAAAGGCTCTAGGCACCTGGCTCTCTGGCCCCAGCAGGGGAGGCAGGGCCCCAGGGGGCCCCCCTTCCTCAGCCCCCAGCCCTGCACTCCCTGCCCCCATACCAGTCCATGACGGTGATGTCCGGCTGCTCATCATCCAGCAGCTCCTCCCAGAGCCCCTCGGCCAGGAGGTCCACACACTGCTGCTTCACTGTCCAGCTGGCGACAGGAGGAGGATGGGAGGGGACTGGGGTCAGAGGCccgtcctccccctcccctattccctgggagatgagaaccccagcATTTGGCCTCTTTGCCATTTGCCCTTCTCCCCAAGCCCTCCAGCCCAGACAAAGGCGGGCACTAGGACAGCCCCTAAAGGAAGCACCCTGATGTCTGAGCTCTCGCCTGCCGGGCCCCAGAGTCCTCAGGCGTCACCCTCACCTGAAGTGGGGGAGCAGTTTCTCAGTGCTGATTTGCCATCCACTAAAGTTACCTGAGGGAGGAAGGCAGGGGTTAGAGGCAGGCGCCATGCCCGGCAGCACCTaagcctcccctcctcccccttcctggaGGCTGTTTCTGGGCTGGGGACAGTGGAGGGTGACAAAGTGagctctcctccctctcccagcCCCACAGTGTCCGCCAGGGCGCGGGATCCTTACCCAGGGTCTCCAGGGGCCGAGCAGGGCCACAGGGCGGGGGCGGCTCATAGATGTTGATGCCTGAAATAGAGGGGGAGGGGTCAACCTCTCAGACACCCCCTCCTGCTATATACCCTGGCGGATGCCCCCCAACATTCACTgacccccatctctctctctttgactttTACAGCTCTCCGGTCACCTCAGCTTTCCACTAGCGCCAGATCCCAGGGATCCCTTCATCCTTGGCTTATTGCCCATGGATTCCCCGGTCACTGACCCCTATGCTTCTACTTTCCCCCAAACCTCTCCCAGACAGTCCTTCTCACAGCTCCTCTGACCCCCTCCTTCCCACTCCCTCCGAGGGTTAGCCACCCCCCCAGAAAAACCCCACACTCCTCCGGCTCTTCCCTGGGGTGAGGCAAGACAGGCCGGCCCAGGCTGAGTCAGGGCCCAGGGCCTGAGTCAGAGAAACAACTCCCCTCCGAGGGGAGGGATTAGGAGCCGAGCTTCCAGAGAAAGAGGCGGGAGAGCATCAGAACCTTGCAGTTCCCTTCCTGGGGCAGAGCAGAAAGTCGAGAACCAGAATTAGAGGGAgacaaagggaggaggagagagacagagggggacaGACAAGGGCGTAGGAACGGGGTCAGAGATGGATCCGGCATgtttagctcttctctttgtcgaagatattcacttccatcagaatacatcctcatacagtatcattgttgaagtgtataatgactctctgcattttactcagcatcagttcatgtaagtctctccaagcctctctgtattcctcctgctggtcatttcttttttttttttttctttttctttttctttttcttttttttttcttttatttttataattataacattttttttgacagtacataatgcatggataattttttacaacattatcccttgcacttacttctattcagatttttttcccttcctcccccaaccccctcccccagatggcaagcagtcttatatatgttaaatatattacagtatattctagatacaaaaatatatgtgtgtagaaccgaattttttgttgcacagaaagaattggattcagaaggtaaaaataacactttacattcatttcccagtgttccttttctggatgtagctggttctgtccatcattaatcaattggaattggattagctcttctctatgttgaagaaatccacttccatcagcatacatcctcgtacagtatcattgttgaagtgtataatgatcttctggttctgctcgtttcactcagcatcagttgatgtaagtctctccaagcctctctgtatttctcctgttggtaatttcttacagaacaataatattccataacattcatataccatagtttacccaaccattctccaattgatggacatccattcatcttccagcttctagccactatgaaaagggctgccacaaacattttggcacatacaggaccctttcccttctttagtagttccttggggtataagcccagtagtagtatggctgggtcaaagggtatgcacattttgataactttttgggcataattccagattgctctccagaatggttggattctttcacaactccaccaacaatgcatcagtgtcccagttttcccacagcccctccaacattcatcgttatttgttcctgtcatcttagccaatctgacaggtgtgtaatgatacctcagagttgtcttaatttgcatttctctgatcaatagtgatttggaacactctttcatatgagtggaaatagttttaatttcatcatctgaaaattgtctgttcatatcctttgaccacttatcaatgggagagtggcttgatttcttataaattagagttaattctctatgtattttggaaatgaggcctttatcagaacttttaactgtaaaaatgttttcccagtttgttgcttcccttctaatcttgtctgcattagttttgtttgtacaaagcctttttaatttgatgtaatcaacattttctatttcgtaatcaatcatgatctctagttcttcttttgtcacaaattccttcctccttcacaagtctgagaggtaaactgtcctatgttcctctaatttatttatgatctcgttctttatgcctaaatcttggacccattttgatcttatcttggtgtacagtgttaagtgtgggtccatgcctaatttctgccatactaatttctagttttcccagaagtttttgtcaaacagtgagttcttatccccaaagttgggatctttgggtttgtcaaacattagattgctacagttattgactattttatcctgtgaacctaacctattccactgatcaactagtctatttctagccaataccaaatggttttagtgaccgCTGCCAGCAGCTTTTCATATTACATAAATCATTTAAAGGAAATCATGTTTTGCCACATTAGGAATAAACTTAAACTGAATTTCCCattgatatattaaaatacatcCTTTCAAGAAAACCTGAACACACTAAAATTCTTTTCTCCTAACTACACTAAAGATATTTCAGCTttagtttcaataatcaataaaataacagcAGGGTCCCACAAATAGTATCAGTAGCTCTATGttcttatattttgaattttacatGTTTATAGAAACATAATTCTAATAAGATATAAATTAGTAATAGGCAGATGACTAGGCCAAATATCCATCTATTGAATGATGGAAAACTGTTATTTATCTAAGAACTAGatatcttcttaaatttttttttaaatttaaagtttttgattttcaaaacatatacataggtagTTTTCAAGTTTCAGCctttccaaaccttttgttccaaatttttttcctcctttttccccccacccctcccctagatggcaagtaatccaatatatattaaacatgtgtaattcttctatgcAAATTTCCACATttctgcacatgaaaaatcagataaaaaaggaaaaaaaacctgagaaagcaaacaacaacaaaaaagttgaaaatattatgttttgatccacacttGGTCCCCACAGTCctatctctgggtgcagatggctctcttcatcatagtctattggaattagcttgaatcatctcattgttaaaaagacccacatccatcagaattgatgattgtTGCTGTGTgcattgttctcctgattctgctcatttagcatcaattcatagaaatttctctaggcctttctgaaatcatcctgctgattatttcttataaaaataatattctataacactcaaataccataacttattcagacattctccaactgatgagcatctactcagtttctagtttcttgccactgcaaaaagggctgcctcaaacatttttgcacatataggtctctccctttttttatgatctttttgggatataggcccagtaaaaacactgctggaccTATGATATGTgccagtttgatagccctttgggcatagttgcaaattgctctccagaatgattggattggtt from Sminthopsis crassicaudata isolate SCR6 chromosome 3, ASM4859323v1, whole genome shotgun sequence includes these protein-coding regions:
- the LOC141564407 gene encoding F-box only protein 50-like — encoded protein: MDWFEDSRLDVCVYELHVWLLAADRRTILRQYHTAPRPSPRGPGGRWCQVSHVFKCYGPGVRFVHFLHKSKNRLGPEGFWRTRVTDSSVSVQLQT